DNA sequence from the Peromyscus eremicus chromosome 7, PerEre_H2_v1, whole genome shotgun sequence genome:
TAAATACTGTTCAGGAACATTAATTTTTGTCTCATCAGCTAGATTTTCAGCTCTTTAAGAATCAGgctctagctgggcagtggtggcacacgcctttaatcctattacttgggaggcagaggcaggtggatctctgtgagttcaaggacagccaaggctacacagagaaatcctgtctcagaaaaccaaaaaaataaaaatagataaataaaaataaaataaattcaggcTCTCTTGTCTTTTGTACCCTATCCTTCACCTTATAGAAGCATGTACATATGTGAAGGACTGGTTTCTTGGTTACCTGGGAAGGATGAGGATTAATATTAAATTATCTACTCTATGTGTCATATTTCACTGCTCATGTTGTACATGAATGTATTCATTCTTTACATACATGGATATATACTAAGGTTAAGTGACTTTCTGTTAGTCACAGAACCTAGAAGGAAGATGAAGTGCATGGACAGGACAGATGAAAACAATCCGCTAAATTCAAATCCTTTGCTTCTTTTTGACTGAACTGAGATCATTCCTAGCATAGAACTTGAAATGgctaacaaaattattttcagtttataCACTTTACAAACAATAAAACATGTATTTGAAGACTTCTCAGGACTCATGATTTTTGGCTCTTACCTTGATCACTTCTGGTGTCTGCTGAATCAAAACAACTGAAGTACTATCTTTGGCTTTCTCACCAACAGAGCTCCTACAGGCAGATGGACTGGCCTGGGAGGAAGTTGTCAAGGTTTCCTGTAGAATCTgcatcatttccttttcttgtgaTAGGCTTCCTCTGCCTGATTTGCATTCAACTAGTTCTTGAGCAAAGTCTTCGATGCTTTCCAGAATCCGAAGTAAGAGGGCTCGGTCTTCTTCCTCTATTTTGTGTCCATTGTTTTCAATAATCCTTGTTAGACAGGAAGGTGAGACTTTTTCTGCAGGTGAGGAGACTATAGGTTTAGGCTCAAGATCTTCATGGATTTGACCAGTCAAATGACTATGACTATTTAGAGAACTGATGCTTTTACCCTTGGCAAGTGGTTCTCCAAGAGAGGTCTCCATCTTCTGTGAAAATGATTCCAAATCCATTAACAGTTTGTCTATCTCTTCTTGACTATTAGGATTCATAAAGTGTCTCTGGCCTTTTAGTTCAATGGTAGAAACTTCTAATTTAGATTCTTCCTTAGGCGGATGAACCATCGTTGGCTTTTCAAATATCTTACCAATTTCATTTTGCACTGAGGCAGGACATTTTTTAAGATGAGTATCATGGTCTGAaaattttttatgttcatttacCTTTAGCAGACCTTGACCTTGTCCattctctgttttctgtccttTATCTAATAATGACTTCTTCCCATCTAATTCTTCTTCAATATAAAGAGTTTCCATTAAGTTACTAGAAGAAACATTCTCTATAGGGTTCATGGTTAATGATGGCGATTGAAGCTGCACAGGTTTTAGAGTTTCAGGATTGTTTACCTCCAAGCTACACAAGGAATTTGTATTGTTTGGAGTGGCTTTTACAGTGTCTGCTTGTTTAAAATTATGCTTGTTATCTTGCAATTCAACAGTCTGAAACTGTCCAGCGTCAAGGGCTGATAGGTGGACAACATCTTCATATTTAGGGGGCTGTTCAGTCCCATATATTGGGGAGAATGGAGTCAGTTGTAAGTTAGGTATATTACTGACAAGTTCTGTTAAATCTATGGCCTCATTATTCCCAGACTGCATAAATTCAAATGGTAACTTTCTCAGGTAGTATGCTAGCCTGGTCATGACATTCATATAGACAGTTTCAGAGTTAGAAATTGCATCATTGCCATTTCCTTCATTGATGCTAGCTCCTGACTTTTTCTTTATGCATTGTTTTATGATGTCTGTACATTTTTTCAAATCTTCAGAGCATTTCAGTAAGATGTCCAAGCACATTTTTATGTCTGTCCCAGAAGAAAAATGATCTACTTTATGTTTTTCCAAAATCTGAGTAACTAGGTCTTCTTCAGAAAAGTTCTGAAGAAGCATAGAAGTCAGGTTTGTATCAAATGAATTTCTATGAGATAAAGATttttcctcaactgaggaactCCGGAGTAAGCCAAAGGATGGAGAGGTCCCATCATTATTATAATGGCCACAGAGTAAGTCAAAATCAACTGACCTCCTATTAAATGAGTCAGATTtaactttccttccttttttgtaaGCTGCATGGTTTGAATTTCTGAGTCTTTCAAGggaaaattcttttattttcccaCTGGCAAAGCTGATTGCTTCTCCTGCAATATCCTTTACATTACAGGTATTCTGAAATGTAGATGCTTTCTTGGCCCTAGGTATGCCTGTGAGGGCCTGATGGTGATAGTCTTCAGCTGAGGAAAGCCCATTTTCATGGGGCAAAAACACATTGTTCAGATCTACATCTTTGAACTGAGACACAGGGATATGCAAGAGGTCTGCACAAACACTATGATGCACTACAATGCAGTCTACTCCATGTGTGAAGGTGTGGCAGGTTCCAGTGCAATAATGTATGGCTTGTTCAAAACGCCGGTCTATCAGCACACTACTATAATGGTTCACGGTGCTAACTACAAGTCTGTAAGTTGCTGCCATAATATCAAATTCACTTAGTGGTAGGACTTTATAGACTTTGTTTCTTGAAATGATACTTCTCTGAACAAAATATTTAATGACAATGTTTAGTGGCTTCTTGCAAAATATAGTAATTTTTCCATGAAAGGAAATCTTTAAATTTGAGGTTTGGTAACTATCAGTATACAGTAGCTGCTGCACATGTATGCTTATATTAGCAAgtctaataatttaaatattatatattttagttttatttagtaACTTGATACTATAGTATTTTTATGAAAGAATATCTTCTTTTAATTCTTCAGTGGTTCCATATTATGAAAATTTATTGCCATAAACTGTCATATAAATCTTA
Encoded proteins:
- the Ppp2r3a gene encoding serine/threonine-protein phosphatase 2A regulatory subunit B'' subunit alpha produces the protein MAATYRLVVSTVNHYSSVLIDRRFEQAIHYCTGTCHTFTHGVDCIVVHHSVCADLLHIPVSQFKDVDLNNVFLPHENGLSSAEDYHHQALTGIPRAKKASTFQNTCNVKDIAGEAISFASGKIKEFSLERLRNSNHAAYKKGRKVKSDSFNRRSVDFDLLCGHYNNDGTSPSFGLLRSSSVEEKSLSHRNSFDTNLTSMLLQNFSEEDLVTQILEKHKVDHFSSGTDIKMCLDILLKCSEDLKKCTDIIKQCIKKKSGASINEGNGNDAISNSETVYMNVMTRLAYYLRKLPFEFMQSGNNEAIDLTELVSNIPNLQLTPFSPIYGTEQPPKYEDVVHLSALDAGQFQTVELQDNKHNFKQADTVKATPNNTNSLCSLEVNNPETLKPVQLQSPSLTMNPIENVSSSNLMETLYIEEELDGKKSLLDKGQKTENGQGQGLLKVNEHKKFSDHDTHLKKCPASVQNEIGKIFEKPTMVHPPKEESKLEVSTIELKGQRHFMNPNSQEEIDKLLMDLESFSQKMETSLGEPLAKGKSISSLNSHSHLTGQIHEDLEPKPIVSSPAEKVSPSCLTRIIENNGHKIEEEDRALLLRILESIEDFAQELVECKSGRGSLSQEKEMMQILQETLTTSSQASPSACRSSVGEKAKDSTSVVLIQQTPEVIKIQNKPEKKPEKPLPSAAVLPSSPQPVSPTPHVNDVVTTPLSINIPQFYFPEGLPDTCSNHEQILSRVESAFMDIEDQKADIYEMGKIAKLCGCPLYWKAPMFRAAGGEKTGFVTAQSFITMWKKLLNNHHDDASKFIWLLAKPSCIYLEQEDFIPLLQDVVDTHPGLAFLKDAPEFHSRYITTVVQRIFYTVNRSWSGKITSTEIRKSNFLQTLALLEEEEDINQITDYFSYEHFYVIYCKFWELDGDHDLYISQDDLSRYNDQASSSRIIERIFSGAVTRGKTVQKEGRMSYADFVWFLISEEDKRNPTSIEYWFRCMDVDGDGILSMYELEYFYEEQCERMEAMGIEPLPFHDLLCQMLDLVKPASDGKITLRDLKRCRMAHIFYDTFFNLEKYLDHEQRDPFAVQKDVENDGPEPSDWDRFAADEYEALVTEESAQVQLQEGSFEDYEADEPVSPSEFGNKGNKVVTSSLSERCGKLQSVDEE